The nucleotide window CGCTGAAATTAGCGGACATTCATGCAGGGCTAGAAAGTGCGATGGCTCTAGCGTACAACCAGAAAAACGGCGAAATAAAGTTTGTGCGGGAATTTGGAGAATTGCCAAAGGTAGAATGTTACCCAAAGCAAATCAATCAGGTGTTTCTGAGTCTGCTGAACAATGCCATCGAAGCAGTCATGCAGTCGCAATCGTCGGACAAAACGATTACCCTGAAAACTGAATTAGTACAACTTGAACAAATAGGCGATCTTTGGGTGCGTCTGGCGATCGCAGACAATGGGCCTGGGATCTCTCTTGAAATTCAACCCAAAATTTTCGATCCGTTTTTCACTACCAAAGACGTTGGCGGGGGTAGAGGATTGGGGTTGGCCGTAAGTTATCAAATCGTCGTAAACCAACACCAGGGGCATTTACGCTGTTACTCGGAACTGGGTAAAGGTGCAGAATTTGTTATTGAAATTCCTGTTAAGCACCCCAAAGGCGTTGACTTCCAAGAATCGCACTTCTCGAAGAGTGACCAGCCCGGGCTTAATCGTCACAGCCCGGACTATAGACTATAGACTATGGACAATCTAAAGTTTTAAATCTGAAGTCTAGAGGCTTATGTCTGTCAGCCCCCACTCAGTTGATTCTACTCGACGGCTCCGGTCTAGAAGACCAGCTGTTTCATCACAGCAAAGCACAAGGAAGGTGATGCCAAAGCCTCCACTAACGGGCTTACCATCTAGAGCAGCCACTCACCAGAGGGTGGAAAAGTTGCCGGATGTAAATCAAAACCCCCTCTGGTTGCGATCGCTGCTGTTTCTACAGCGCAGCTCAAGCGTTGTCACTTTCTGCCTTATTGGTACAACCCTTGCCGTTTACGCTTGGACCGTCTACACCCAGCAGTTGTGGAGTCGCGAGTACCGCAAGCTCGAAAACTTGCAACGCGAAGAACGTCAGCTGACAGGCGCCAATGAAGTAATGAAAAACCAACTGGCTCAACAAGCAGAAAGTACTGGGACAGGTTTGGTTCCGCCAAACCCGGCTAACACGCTCTTTCTCCCACCAGCGCCCCAACGCTCTGTTGCAGCTACACCAAATAACGCTAACTCCGATCCGAAGCCAGCGCCCAAAATGCCACTGGGGTATTAGATGAAGTCAAAAGTCAAAAGCCAAAAGTCCAAATTAAGAGTCGCAGAACCAGAAAGAGAAAAACCCGCAGAAGGAGAAAGAGCAAAACCCCAAAAATCCTCTCTTTTGCCTTTTGCCTTTTACCTTTTGCCTTCCTTTCGCCTGTTCGTCGTTTGGGGGGTAATGATGGCGGGGTGTGTGGGGCTAGGTGTGAATTTGTACAAGCTACAAATTGTGCAGTCACCAACCCTACTACAAAAAGCGCGGCAGCAGCAGATGGTCTACCTGCGCCCCTTCCTCCCTCGCCGCGAGATTGTTGACCGCACGGGAAATGTTTTAGCGACTGACCGACCCGTGTTTATGCTGTACGCGCACCCCAAGTTATTTAAAGATTCCAAGGAAGAGGTCGCCTCCAAGCTGGCTCCGCTTTTAAGTACCACGCCTGACGAGCTGGTAAAGCAGTTTAATAAGGGTAAAAGCGGACTGAGAATTTCTTATGCCCTAGCAGAAGATGTACGCGATCGCATTTCTAAGCTGCATATCGATGGCCTAGAGATGATTCAACATTACTCGCGTCTCTACCCCCAACAAGAACTAGCGGCTGATGTCGTTGGCTATGTCAATATTGACCATCGCGGTCAAGCGGGTGTGGAATATAGCCAAGAAAATTTACTCGAACGCAGCGTCCGTACTATCCGACTCAGCCGATCTGGGAACGGGGCGTTGATGCCCGATCTGATGCCAGAAGGATTTCTCCACTTTGATGACCTGCGCCTGCAACTAACAATTGACAGCCGCGTGCAACGAGCCGCACGCTTTGCCCTCAAGCAACAGATGCAGCTTTATCGTGCCAAGCGCGGTACTGTCATCATCATGGATGCGCGGGACGGTTCCCTATTAGCGTTAGTTTCTGAGCCAACTTACAACCCGAATGAATACTTCAAGTCTGATGTGGCTCTATTTAAAAATTGGGCGCTATCAGATCTTTATGAACCAGGTTCTACATTTAAGCCGCTCAATGTAGCGATCGCTCTAGAAGCTGGAGCCATCACACCTGATACCAAATTCTATGACGGCGGACAAATCACCATAGCTGGATGGCCGATCAAAAACGCCGAGGGTGGCGGCAGAGGTTCTCTAAGTATTGCGGAGATTCTCCAATACTCCAGCAACATCGGTATGGTGCACATCATCCAAAAAATGAAACCCAGCGTTTACTACGGCTGGCTAGAACGCCTTGGACTCGGCCAAACGGCTAGAATTGACCTGCCCTTTGAATCAGCAGGGCAGATGAAGAGCCAAGAGCAATTTACTAGATCTGTCATTGAACCCGCAACTACTGCATTTGGTCAGGGATTCTCTCTCACGCCTATCCAATTGGTGCAGATGCACGCTGCTCTCGCCAATGGCGGCAAACTTGTTACACCCCATGTAATCCGAGGACTATTCGATTCTCAAGGACAGGTTTACTGGCAACCCCGCCTCCCGACTCCGCGCCCCATCTTTTCACCGAAAACTACGCAGCAAGTGTTAGAAATGATGGAAACTGTCGTCACTAAAGGCACTGGGAAAACCGCACAAATCCCAGGTTATAGAATTGCTGGGAAAACTGGCACTGCTCAAAAAGCTAGTGCCAGAGGCGGCTACCACAACACTGCTTTGATCACCAGCTTCGTTGGCATTTTACCTGTTGAATCTCCCCGCTATGTAGTTCTAGCTGTAGTAGATGAACCTCAAGGGGCAGAAGTCTTTGGTTCTACGGTAGCGGCTCCCATTGTTAAGTCTGTAATGGAGGCGATTATTACTATTGAGCGCATCCCGCCTTCTACTTCTGCTAAGACTGAAAAAGGCAACAATTAGTTGTGTATTGAGAGTTAGGAATAAGGTGGCGATCGCACAATAAATTGTATAAGATTATACTCCTACGCTGAGCAGCCTGGGAGTATAATCTTATAATCGAAATCTATGTCAAAGAAATATTTTGTGCTAGTTCTTCCTCATCGAAATCATCATAGCAAAAAAATTGGTTAAAGTCTAGAACCTAAAAAAAATGTGCGTCAAAATGCTAATTTTGCTTGAATGAGACAATAGATTTTAAACAACACCCCTAGTTTCACTTTTCTGGATTTGTTGTAAAAGCTGTTCGTTGGTTTTCGCGGCTGGAAGACAAGCTATACCCTTGCAGACTAATCCTACCGCGTCTAGTGGAAGATCCGACTGCACGGAAAATACAGCGGTGGGGTGGTACTGGGGAATTAAAGAAACAAGCTGCTCAGAACTAGAGCGAATTAAAGTAGAGTTAAGATACCAATCTAAGGCAGCAAAAAGACTGGGACAAGCTTGAGGCGATCGCTCCATGACACTGCTAAAAGCTTGTAACGCTCGCTCAGCACGATCGAGATATGCTAGATTTTCGGTGAGCAGAGCGAGACGAACTAAATTAGCGATCGCCACCCCATTAGCTGAAGGCGTAGCATTATCAACATAGCTGCGTTCTCTTACCAACAACTCGCGATCGCTATCGCCAGCAGTATTATAATATCCCCCAGAATCTGCACTCCACAGTAACTCATCGAATTCCTTTTGTAGAGCGATCGCGTTATCTTTCCACTTAGTCTGTTCTGGAGAGCAATACTGTAAATCTAGTAGCGCTTTAACGAACAAAGCATAATCTTCTGATTGCGCCAAAACGGCGGGTTTACCATCATAATTTAGACGATGGAAGCGTCCCGCCACAAACTGATTATCTAAAATAAAATTAGCTGCTTTTACGGCTAACTCCAGATAACTAGGTTGCTTAAATACTGCATAAGCTCTGGCTAAACCTGAAATCATCAAGCTATTCCATGCCACAATCATCTTAGTATCAGTAACAGGCGGAATCCGACCAGGCCAGTTAACAGCTTTAGCCTCTTGATTATTCCGCGCTGGTGGGAAAGTTTCTAAGGATTCAGCTGTAGCACCATAGCGAACTTGAAAAAGTTTTTGCAGTGCAGTTTCCAATGTTCCGCTTAATTGTCCTGGATTGCGACGCTGTAAAACATTTTTTCCTTCAAAATTCCCCCCTGTAGTAACAGTAAACTGCTCTTTAAGTTCACCTAACTCCTCAGAAGTGAGAATTTGTTCTAGTTCTTGGTAACTCCATACATAGAATGCGCCTTCCTCTGGTTCCACCTCAGTCGGTGTGGTAAAATTATCAGCATCTTGGGCAGCGTAGAAATAACCTTCAGGCGCCGTCATTTCGCGCTTCAACCATTGAACAGTAACTGCGATCGCTCTTTCAAAAGCAGGTTCTTGTACTCCAGCACTCCATAGATTAGCCAGATATTCAACAATCTGGCCGTTATCGTAGAGCATCTTTTCAAAGTGGGGAACAGTCCAATTTTGATCTACAGTGTAGCGGTGAAAACCGCCGCCAACATGGTCATAAATTCCCCCCAACGCCATATCCAAACCGCGCTTATTACAAGCTTGATTTGGGTCATGCTGCAATTGAAAAT belongs to Microcoleus sp. FACHB-831 and includes:
- a CDS encoding K-box domain-containing protein, with amino-acid sequence MPKPPLTGLPSRAATHQRVEKLPDVNQNPLWLRSLLFLQRSSSVVTFCLIGTTLAVYAWTVYTQQLWSREYRKLENLQREERQLTGANEVMKNQLAQQAESTGTGLVPPNPANTLFLPPAPQRSVAATPNNANSDPKPAPKMPLGY
- a CDS encoding penicillin-binding transpeptidase domain-containing protein; protein product: MKSKVKSQKSKLRVAEPEREKPAEGERAKPQKSSLLPFAFYLLPSFRLFVVWGVMMAGCVGLGVNLYKLQIVQSPTLLQKARQQQMVYLRPFLPRREIVDRTGNVLATDRPVFMLYAHPKLFKDSKEEVASKLAPLLSTTPDELVKQFNKGKSGLRISYALAEDVRDRISKLHIDGLEMIQHYSRLYPQQELAADVVGYVNIDHRGQAGVEYSQENLLERSVRTIRLSRSGNGALMPDLMPEGFLHFDDLRLQLTIDSRVQRAARFALKQQMQLYRAKRGTVIIMDARDGSLLALVSEPTYNPNEYFKSDVALFKNWALSDLYEPGSTFKPLNVAIALEAGAITPDTKFYDGGQITIAGWPIKNAEGGGRGSLSIAEILQYSSNIGMVHIIQKMKPSVYYGWLERLGLGQTARIDLPFESAGQMKSQEQFTRSVIEPATTAFGQGFSLTPIQLVQMHAALANGGKLVTPHVIRGLFDSQGQVYWQPRLPTPRPIFSPKTTQQVLEMMETVVTKGTGKTAQIPGYRIAGKTGTAQKASARGGYHNTALITSFVGILPVESPRYVVLAVVDEPQGAEVFGSTVAAPIVKSVMEAIITIERIPPSTSAKTEKGNN
- a CDS encoding thioredoxin domain-containing protein, which codes for MTNRLAQSQSLYLRKHADNPIDWWPWSDEALAKAKAENKPIFLSIGYSSCHWCTVMEGEAFSDTAIAQYMNANFLPIKIDREERPDLDSIYMQALQMLTGSGGWPLNVFLSPDDLVPFYGGTYFPVDPKYGRPGFLQVLQGIRRYYDTEKNKVRSLKEELLGYLQQAAILEGGATQVLNNTLLSRGLESSTSIIASADYDTRFPMIPYASLALRAIRFNFQLQHDPNQACNKRGLDMALGGIYDHVGGGFHRYTVDQNWTVPHFEKMLYDNGQIVEYLANLWSAGVQEPAFERAIAVTVQWLKREMTAPEGYFYAAQDADNFTTPTEVEPEEGAFYVWSYQELEQILTSEELGELKEQFTVTTGGNFEGKNVLQRRNPGQLSGTLETALQKLFQVRYGATAESLETFPPARNNQEAKAVNWPGRIPPVTDTKMIVAWNSLMISGLARAYAVFKQPSYLELAVKAANFILDNQFVAGRFHRLNYDGKPAVLAQSEDYALFVKALLDLQYCSPEQTKWKDNAIALQKEFDELLWSADSGGYYNTAGDSDRELLVRERSYVDNATPSANGVAIANLVRLALLTENLAYLDRAERALQAFSSVMERSPQACPSLFAALDWYLNSTLIRSSSEQLVSLIPQYHPTAVFSVQSDLPLDAVGLVCKGIACLPAAKTNEQLLQQIQKSETRGVV